The genome window GGTACTTTGCTCGTTTGATGCACTACCATTTAGAGAAAAGGCATTCGATATCGTAATGAGTAGCTTTGCCTTACATGCCTCTGATAATATAGAGGATGTAATAAGGGAGATCACTAGAGTTTCAAGAAAAATTGTAGGATTTATAGCTATGGGAAAACCTGATAGTTGGATAAGGAGGGTTTACTTAAGTATATACCTAAAGTATATTATGCCATACATAGCAGTCTTAGGAGGAGCTAAGGCGAGGAATTTCAAATACATTTACTATATTTACGAGAGAGTCCCCACCAATTCTCAACATAAAAGGATTTTCGAAAAATATATTGACATCAAAGTATACGAGGAAAGGGCATTAAATTTATTCTATTTTGTTGTGGGATTTCCTAAAGAGTAAATTTTGCAAGAATAGAGTAAGTGAGATTGGGATCGTAATCTCTGAGAAAGGTTTAGTTAAAAAATATAGCTGGTTAAGTAAAAGGAAGGTTACTTCGACTATTTTCACTGAAAATTTACGTTAGAATTAACTGATGGATGAAAAAGGTTACTTCCTGATGAAATATCAGATATCACATAAATCGGTTTTATAATACTAAAGGATTGGGTATTAACCATACGATCCAAGGAAAAAATACGTTAGTAGTTATGAGATTTTAACGCAGCTTAAAGGTTTTCATTAACTCCACTATTTCCTCCTAAACACCTTTCAGCTAGACTCTACA of Sulfolobus sp. E5-1-F contains these proteins:
- a CDS encoding class I SAM-dependent methyltransferase; translation: MTNKVIKATNEELQQVYNDIPKAYDRANRFISFNQDVKWRADLVKTILKYCKRPKLILDVASGKGELSYTFKKIYKDNSNYEIILSDYAENMLKMALIEDDKVLCSFDALPFREKAFDIVMSSFALHASDNIEDVIREITRVSRKIVGFIAMGKPDSWIRRVYLSIYLKYIMPYIAVLGGAKARNFKYIYYIYERVPTNSQHKRIFEKYIDIKVYEERALNLFYFVVGFPKE